The Lepus europaeus isolate LE1 chromosome 1, mLepTim1.pri, whole genome shotgun sequence genome contains the following window.
GGAACAGTAGAGACTGATCAGGGAGCCAGACAGGGAAGTGAATTCACCTTTGACCTGAGTCATTAACCACTTGTGATGGAAGAGTCCAAATAAAGAGTCACATCAATAAACACCACTGTTCAGAAGACTGTACTAGAAAGAATCAGTAAGGACTTCAGAGGTAAGACTTCAAGAGAGCCTTTTAGCAAAGACTTACATATGGAAATAATTAATTATTCTGTTTTAAAAGTAACAATTCTACTCTTTTCATAAAATGGGGACAACTGGGGAAGTACGAGGAGTCTCACAAAAACACGCTTGGGAAGGAATCACTTGAATCCACTGGAACACAGAAACTGAATTCCAGAACCTGAGTCGTAAGTCATTTTCTGCTTACAGGGTTTAAACCATTTTTTTCTAAACTCGGCGTATTTTGTACTATGTCTTACTAGGCGTGCTTCCCTTCAACCCCAACATTtgttaaacaataaaaaagtcGTAAAACCCACTTGGAAGATGGTGCCCGGGGGTTCCCTGCTTCAGCAACACTGAAAGGCACTGGTTAAAGGCACCTCAGttacctctgctctctgtcttcaTTTCAGTCTAAGACTTTGTTACTTGTGCGTCTTAAAACCCTGAACAGGGCAGCACACACTTGCTGTCATTTCTTTAACTTATTTTTGCTGACAAGTACAGTAAACCACCCATTCCACAGTAATACGCAGCGCCGCGCGGGGAATCCCCGCGAGCGGACTCCGCTACGTCTCCCTGGGAGCGTGACCGTCACTCCCTGAGCCAATGACTGGAAAGCGCGCCAGTGCACCATGGGAGTCGTCGGCAGCGAGCATTGTGGGAAATGTAGTTTGAAGACTCCGCCCTCCTCGCCATTCCTGTAATGGCTGCTTCCTGGAAGGTAATGTACGAACTCGTCTCCAAAGGTTAGGCTGTCCCGTGATTTGTAAAAGGGGGCGCATTTCCACTTCGCCGTGCCAAAGCCGGGATTCTTTTTCAATCTTATTATCAAGTGCCGGCATGACCTTGTCTCGGTTCGGTTTTTTGTTAGCTTTTTGCTGTGTGGGAGAACTAACCAACTATAGTTCCTCCTTGGACAAACTCTTTTCGGTACTCATTACGTGTTCCTCGCCCTTCTACTCCAGACTCATTTAGAGcgctgattctagcttcctctttaaaataataagtaatttttaaatccttgtttCCCACTCCTCCCCAGCAGGCGTTCTCCCGTGCAACCTCTTAGCCCCAGCCTCCGGAGCCTCAGGAAGGCAATACTTcaagttaaataaatacatataccgTTTCTTTGGTAAGTCTTATTAGTTTCCCTCGACATCAGAGTTGTATTTTGTGAGGTCTTTCTGCATTTTCTGCATATGAGAGAGGCCTTAAGAAAATCTGATTTTTACTAACTAATAAGATATCTTAAGTTTCCAAGTGAATATTTTGTGCCTTTTGTGTTTGCCTGCTTGTTCTTAGTTATGAACTACTCTTCAGTTTCTGGTTGATGCACATGATGTTGGCATTTGTGTGGGAAAAACTGCTGGGGTTAGGGTTTTATGAGAGTAGTCTCACATGATTGTCTTAAGTGTTTTTCACTTCCCTTAGTGTTTTTGTGAAGTGagaaactggataggaaatgaTTCCTAAAGTCTCTAATTTAAAAGATTGGGTAGACTGTTATTTGTCATATGTTCATACTGTTGTTTGAAAAGATACACATTTTtaatggttcctttttttttgtttccatatttaATTTCTAGAACCCTTCAGCCTTCAAGATCCCAACATCATGACCTCAGTTTCAACACAGTTGCTCTTAGTCCTAATTTCACTGCTTTTGGTATTGCCTGTTGTTGAAGCAGTAGAAGCTGGAGATGCAATCGCACTCTTGTTAGGAGTGGTTCTCAGCATAACAGGCATTTGTGCTTGCTTGGGGGTGTATGCACGAAAGAGAAATGGACAGATGTGACTTTGAAGGGCCTCCTGATTCAAACCTCACCCCGGAAATCTTTGTGATATTGCAGTTAAGCCTGAGCTTTGGTGTCAGAAAGTTCCAAGAAACAGTAAATAGAATAGTTTCACATTCTTAGTTGTTTCCCTTAAAATGGGAACCAGACTGATGTATGTAAGAGTGGAAGAAACTTTTCTTTACAGCAAGTaatgcactgaaaaaaaaaaaaaaatccagcctaTAATTTGTATTTGCTGGTTGGAAAGGGGGTCAAAGAAGTAATATGGCAAAAATTTGCATAAATGGTATGTCATTGCACATGAAGCAGGAAGAAGGAAGCTCTTGACCAGAATCCTAGGAAGTTGCCATTGTTTAGTTATAATCACTGCCTCCTAATAACTGAGGAGTCTTTTCTCCATATCTTTATTagatttgtgttttatttcccAAGTTAATATTGTACTGAGATATCAGATAGCCAAAAATTAACTTTtacctctggggaaaaaaagtttagaaaaaattTTACTCAATGTGTCTAATGTTGAAATGGAGAAAAGATTTAATGTTAAGAAAAACTTAATATCAAAATGGAGAAGAGATTTAATGTAAAAAACACATTGTTAATTGAGTAACATCTTTATGTGAGAAATACTGTGTTAAATATAAATCCATTATAAGTTAATGTGTGGtgttcatttctatttattttggcCTATTTTTATCTCTGTATGCTTTTACATAAGTGGAGAACGTCAGAATAACTTACCTTAACTGATCATGCTACCTTAAAGAGACAATCTGAAAAATGAGAATGAGCAGCATCTAGGTATGAGAGGCCATTGATAGAAAATctatagagagaaggaaaatgtaaTGGCTTATAAACTGATTTGCACACCAGCCAAATGAGTCATTCCCTCTTTGAACTAGCTACTTAATGTGTCCTCAAACCAGCAACATCATCTGGGAGCCTGTCAGAAATGCAGAGTTCAGTTTTGGGCGGGCCTGTGGCAATAAGGTTAAGACCCCACTTGTGttacccacattccacatcagtgcctggttcagatcctggctcctccatgcccattccagcttcctgcttatataTTACCTGGAAGTTAACAGAtcatggcccagggacttgggtccctgtcttgcacatgggagacccagataaagttccaggctcctggcatcctcATGCCctgaaccagcaagtagaagatttctctctttctcccctactTTCTGGCTCTCACAAAAtatgaaaattcttaaaaattttttaagaagtacAGAAAGTAGGGCCACCTACATCAGTTGTATTACAACATGTAGGTGTATCAGGAGCCTAAGAGTTTGTGTGCTATTATAGGTTTAAGATTACTGCTTCAGTTTGCACAGAATCAGTCCACGCACTGATCACTTTATGAGACTTTCAGGATTAATTTGGTTTGGAAGATGGAGGCAGCATAAAACAGTAATCAAACTGCTTTCAGGTCTCACTAGAAGTAGGTGTTCAGCTTTTTCCTAAACTGCCTCATCCAGTCTTTAGCTCTCCAGGTGACATTGGGAGCTGCAATTTCCATCAGAAAAATGGGCAGCTGCAACCTAAAGTCTTGTTGACAGTGCATTTCCccagattacatcaagctaatcCGGCTTGCATCAGACATTGTGTAGAAAGCACAAGGAGTGAGGGACACCCATATTAGAAAGATGGAAACTGAATGGATCCGTTTTGTCATAACTTTTGTTTTTTCACCAGAGAAAGTATTAATATTCTGTATTTGGGTAAATTGGTAGTTACACATTGTGTAATAAATAAAGCTTGAtcgttctttaaaaaaaaaaaaaaggaaaccatatGTCTTATAAACCAGTGGATTGGTACTAATTTAGAAAGACTGTCCATTGGGACAGGAAAATTAAACCTAACATTCACTTTAAGTCACAGTGCAGTAGTCATTTAGTCACCACtggatactatttttaaaaatgtataaaataagtcTTCAGGCAAAACCTTCTTTAGAGAATCTGTGTTTCCAAAAGTGCCTAGGAGGATTAGAAAACTCCATTTTCCTGTTCACCCCTTAAAAGCAGAATATTCTCCTGAGGCTGCATGCAGCAATTTTGAAGAATTAGATTAAAATTAGAATGACTTCTCATCCAAGTTGGAGTATATGATTTAACTTGAGAAAACAGAAACGCTTATGGGGACTTCTAACCTTTTTTAAGCCACCAACTACTTTTAAGAATCTATGAAAACTGCACTTTTACCTAGAAACAAATGCCTATGCATGTTGACATTTTTAGATTAATTTAAGGAAGTTCACAGCTGAAGTTCATTCTCAggttaaaaatttgtatttgtgtgtgtgtgtgcgcgcacgcgcgCTCGTAGGTTCTTTCCAAATCTGGAACTCCTTGAATTGTTTTTAAAGGTAACACCTGCTGTGACTCAGTTACAAGAGTGGGATTGACAGATGTGCCCTAGGTGTCCAGCACAACTTGTAGATACCCAGAAAATGCTCTATGCATATTAATTAAGTTGGCTTCAGTTACAAGGGTAAAAGACTAATAgttgaaatcaacaaaaaatataaatttcttgcCAATActtctatttctgttttccaaTTTGTGATAACCAGCCTATTCCTACCTAATGCCAGAAATCAGTGCCTTTCATTCATCTCTTCACACCAACTGCTTTCATGACTGTGTCCTTAGTTTTACGAATTTAAACTGTTACGTATCCTCACATGGATATATTTGGGTTTATCCTGCTTGGGATTTGCTCAGTTCCTCTAATCTATAGGTTTATGTGTTTTCCCAAACTGGGAAGTTTTTAACcattatttcctcaaatattttttagcCCTACTttcttcctattttctttctATGATTACAGTGATCCAATGTTAGATCTTTGGGTTACAGTCCCATGTATACCTAAAGctctatttgtttttcattcctttttctctgtttggATTAGATTATTTCTAGAGTTCTATCATCAAGTTCATTGAATTTGCTGTTGTATGTTTTAGTTCAGAAATTTCATTTCAGTGTTctttgtatctttcatttcttttctgacACTGTTTGTTTCAAGCATGTTTGGGGTTGTTTGTTGAAGCACCACCTTTCTGATGGCAGCTTTAAAGCCTTGTCAGATAATTCTAACATCTGTATCATCTCAGTATTGGACACTTTCATGTATTCAACCCTAGGTCCTTCCTAAgtgacagttaaaaaaaaaagtttatcagtTACTACTCATATCATTTAAAGACATTCAGGAATTTGATTTTGCCTTTTCAGGGAAATAGCATATCTGGTCCAAATTCTACCAGGAAGGAAAAACACCCTCTGACAAATATCATTAAAAGTTGTAAAAGTATCCATgacataaaatgtttaatttttgtttcctgTGGGAGTGAAAAGGAAGCTCCTGTCTTAA
Protein-coding sequences here:
- the SMIM30 gene encoding small integral membrane protein 30 yields the protein MTSVSTQLLLVLISLLLVLPVVEAVEAGDAIALLLGVVLSITGICACLGVYARKRNGQM